GCCCGCCGCATCCAGCGGGTGCCGGACCTGCTGCAGCAGCTGGATGTTGTCCAGACCAAGATCGACGCCTCCTCGATGATCGCCCCGCAGGCCGGGACCGGCTGAGCGGAGGACGGGCCGCGAAGGGCGGGTGCGCGAACGCGCACCCGCCCTTCTTTGTGCCGTAAGGACTTTCCCCGCCGGGTGGCCTTCGTGAAATTTTCGGACCGGGTAACCGCGCGTCCGGTTTCGGCGGTTCGCACCTTGACACGACCGCCGTCGCAGCCCACCCTCTTCATACCGACCGCGCGGTACGGGTTGGTCCACCTGCTGAGACAGGAGTCATCGATGACACCTCTTGGTGAGGCACTGCCCGGCGAGGACCTGCTTGTGGTCGACGGCCTGACCGTGCGCTTCGGTGGCCTCACCGCGTTGCACGACGTCCGGCTGAGCGTCGACGCCGGCACCGTCGTCGGCGTCATCGGGCCCAACGGCGCCGGCAAGACCACGCTGTTCAACGTCGTCTGCGGGTTCGTGCGGCCGCAGGCGGGCCGCGTGCTGTGGCGGGGAGAACCCCTCGTGCGGCACCGCACCGAACACCTCGCCCGGCTCGGGATCGTCCGGACCCTCCAGGGTCTCGGCCTGTTCCCCGGGCTGACCGTGCTGGAGAACGTGATGGCCGGGGCGGGCCGCCACGCCCGGACCGGCGTGCTGCCGGCCCTGGCCGGAGCCGGCCGTTCGGCGCGCGACGAAGCCGCGTTGGCCGCCCGCGCCCGCGAAACGCTCGGCGAGCTCGGGATCGACGACCTCGCCGACCGGCTGCCCGGCGTTCTTCCTTATGGCGTAAGGAAACGCGTCGCGCTCGCGCGGGCGCTGGTGGCGGACCCGGACCTGCTGCTGCTCGACGAACCCGCGAGCGGGCTCTCGGCCGCCGAACTCGCCGAGCTCTCGACGTTGATCCTGGCCCTGCGGCGGCACATGGCGATCGTCCTCGTCGAACACCACATGGACTTCGTCATGCAGGTCTGCGACCGCGTGGTGGTGCTGAACTTCGGCGAGGTGATCGCGGCGGGCACCCCGGCCGAGATCCAGGCCGACCCCCGCGTGGCCGAGGCCTACCTGGGTGACCCCGCCGAGGAGGCGCCCGGTGCTTGAGATCGAGGAGCTTTCCGTGGCCTACGGCGCGGTCCGCGCGCTCGACGGCGTCGGCATCACGGTCGAGCGCGGCGGGATCACCGCCGTGCTCGGCGCGAACGGCGCCGGCAAGACGACGCTG
This window of the Amycolatopsis balhimycina FH 1894 genome carries:
- a CDS encoding ABC transporter ATP-binding protein; amino-acid sequence: MTPLGEALPGEDLLVVDGLTVRFGGLTALHDVRLSVDAGTVVGVIGPNGAGKTTLFNVVCGFVRPQAGRVLWRGEPLVRHRTEHLARLGIVRTLQGLGLFPGLTVLENVMAGAGRHARTGVLPALAGAGRSARDEAALAARARETLGELGIDDLADRLPGVLPYGVRKRVALARALVADPDLLLLDEPASGLSAAELAELSTLILALRRHMAIVLVEHHMDFVMQVCDRVVVLNFGEVIAAGTPAEIQADPRVAEAYLGDPAEEAPGA